The following are from one region of the Sandaracinus amylolyticus genome:
- the cmk gene encoding (d)CMP kinase — protein MTARARGLVVAIDGPAGAGKSTVSRRLAARLGYTLVDTGALYRAIALAAREIGISWDDGPALGSLARRLPLSLEPGDQGSRVIVDGEDRSSDIRTPEISQGASLVSQHPDVRVALLDLQRRLGADGGVVLEGRDIGTVVFPDAEVKVFLTASDEERARRRTAELEARGAAQPIDQVLAEIRERDRRDSTRPIAPLKPARDAITVDTTALDLDAVVETLVGIVRGATSTRSD, from the coding sequence GTGACGGCGCGCGCGCGCGGACTGGTCGTCGCGATCGACGGCCCCGCGGGCGCGGGCAAGAGCACCGTCTCGCGCCGCCTCGCGGCACGCCTCGGCTACACGCTGGTCGACACCGGCGCGCTCTACCGCGCGATCGCGCTCGCCGCGCGCGAGATCGGGATCTCGTGGGACGACGGTCCCGCGCTGGGATCACTGGCGCGACGTCTTCCGCTCTCGCTCGAGCCGGGCGATCAGGGATCACGGGTGATCGTGGACGGCGAGGATCGATCGAGCGACATCCGCACGCCGGAGATCTCGCAGGGCGCGAGCCTCGTCTCGCAGCACCCCGACGTGCGCGTCGCGCTGCTCGATCTGCAGCGCCGGCTCGGCGCCGATGGTGGAGTGGTGCTCGAGGGGCGCGACATCGGGACCGTCGTGTTCCCCGACGCCGAAGTGAAGGTCTTCCTCACCGCCTCCGACGAAGAGCGCGCGCGCCGGCGCACCGCCGAGCTCGAGGCGCGCGGTGCGGCCCAGCCGATCGACCAGGTGCTCGCCGAGATCCGCGAGCGGGATCGCCGCGACTCGACCCGGCCGATCGCGCCGCTCAAGCCGGCGCGCGACGCGATCACCGTCGACACCACCGCGCTCGATCTCGACGCCGTGGTCGAGACGCTCGTCGGGATCGTGCGTGGTGCCACCAGCACCCGCAGCGATTGA
- a CDS encoding neutral/alkaline non-lysosomal ceramidase N-terminal domain-containing protein has product MPYRSIARWALSLVVVSTFALGCGDDDAAVDPDAGPVDGGPPAPPPSTNHCTYVEMAPTARAGGTVTAGTLSAGAAERPISIPLGVTLGAYTARSSRFGSQGFVDTRESALAGSFASSVGIETWPHVRVVAITSGTYDEASPAGDETILIVKAELGVAYQGLTHELEARLGPAFSGKVLFAVSHSHSAFANYTGHSAMQVGFGAFHRTAYDALLGDMEAAAREALANRRPARVGIAHETGFDPEDRVNRDRRGENDDLAGGRRDDHDLFVIRVDETDGTAIAVLPVFGMHGTVLDADNPMVSGDAPGAIERVLEDAFEDRVVVIHLQGAAGDVSPVGLEGATQCDLGAACTSDDECEGLETCADGHCRGPLCRDYARVESVGWNARAAILAAWTSAGESMRESAELEMVSRSVTRGPGHERFTVRDGALAYAEFDLRREADGRIWEDPETRTELVSPIDEFNAPYGAALCSGDLVLGRAQMPGTSDLDDTPYPSCLMLQEVDRLFETALEVTLDAPPICDTTRTTVSAARIGEFVLVTLPGEPVTLLVDRLRALSSVDADHTIVIGYAQDHGGYMMTAEDWLRGGYEPTITFWGPLEGEAIMEEAARLIPLAMSSEREDAAEGGTTRVQVPVMDDALEPDAAPMAGMVPSSLPSTVLTRRGRPIAAQPIEVARLESAYFVWIGADPLAGSPVVTIERETSPGTWESATRRSGRAVGEGDVLLTWTPDPLSGEGPHTHYWAAEWQAVGWLDDAEGAYPLAPRRGAPVGIYRFRVVGPGYEITSETFRVSPATLSVVVSGTSIEVSASAPFGYRLLDLETGATRPAPLRGATIEVSFDGGAATEITLDATGRGTIAPPAGWGFLSVTDEHGNTGSATP; this is encoded by the coding sequence GTGCCGTACAGGTCGATCGCGCGCTGGGCCCTGTCTCTGGTCGTCGTCTCGACGTTCGCGCTCGGGTGCGGGGACGACGATGCCGCCGTGGATCCCGACGCCGGTCCGGTCGACGGGGGCCCACCGGCGCCGCCGCCGTCGACGAACCACTGCACCTACGTCGAGATGGCGCCCACGGCGCGCGCCGGCGGCACGGTGACCGCGGGGACGCTCAGCGCGGGCGCGGCGGAGCGGCCGATCTCGATCCCGCTCGGGGTGACGCTCGGTGCCTACACCGCCCGCTCGTCGCGCTTCGGATCGCAAGGGTTCGTCGACACGCGCGAGTCGGCGCTCGCAGGCTCGTTCGCGTCGTCGGTGGGCATCGAGACCTGGCCGCACGTGCGCGTGGTCGCGATCACGAGCGGCACCTACGACGAGGCGAGCCCCGCGGGCGACGAGACGATCCTGATCGTGAAGGCCGAGCTCGGCGTCGCGTACCAGGGCCTCACGCACGAGCTCGAGGCGCGCCTCGGCCCCGCGTTCAGCGGCAAGGTGCTCTTCGCGGTGAGCCACTCCCACAGCGCGTTCGCGAACTACACGGGCCACTCGGCGATGCAGGTCGGGTTCGGCGCGTTCCACCGCACTGCGTACGACGCGCTGCTCGGCGACATGGAGGCCGCGGCGCGCGAGGCGCTCGCGAACCGCCGCCCTGCGCGCGTCGGGATCGCGCACGAGACCGGCTTCGATCCCGAGGATCGCGTGAACCGCGATCGACGCGGCGAGAACGACGATCTCGCCGGCGGTCGCCGCGACGATCACGACCTCTTCGTGATCCGCGTCGACGAGACCGACGGGACGGCGATCGCGGTGCTGCCGGTGTTCGGCATGCACGGCACGGTGCTCGACGCGGACAACCCGATGGTCAGCGGCGATGCCCCCGGCGCGATCGAGCGCGTGCTCGAGGACGCGTTCGAAGATCGCGTCGTGGTGATCCACCTGCAGGGCGCGGCGGGCGACGTGTCGCCGGTCGGGCTCGAGGGCGCGACCCAGTGCGATCTCGGCGCGGCGTGCACGAGCGACGACGAGTGCGAGGGCCTCGAGACGTGCGCGGACGGGCACTGTCGCGGCCCGCTCTGCCGGGACTACGCGCGGGTCGAGAGCGTGGGATGGAACGCGCGCGCCGCGATCCTGGCGGCATGGACGAGCGCGGGCGAGTCGATGCGCGAGAGCGCGGAGCTCGAGATGGTCTCGCGCTCGGTGACGCGCGGCCCGGGCCACGAGCGCTTCACGGTGCGCGACGGCGCGCTCGCCTACGCGGAGTTCGATCTTCGTCGCGAGGCGGACGGTCGCATCTGGGAGGATCCCGAGACGCGCACCGAGCTCGTCTCGCCGATCGACGAGTTCAACGCGCCTTACGGCGCCGCGCTCTGCAGCGGCGATCTCGTGCTCGGGCGCGCGCAGATGCCGGGCACGAGCGACCTCGACGACACGCCGTACCCGAGCTGCCTGATGCTCCAGGAGGTCGACCGGCTCTTCGAGACCGCGCTCGAGGTGACGCTCGACGCGCCGCCGATCTGCGACACCACGCGCACCACGGTGAGCGCGGCGCGCATCGGCGAGTTCGTGCTCGTGACGCTGCCCGGTGAGCCGGTGACGCTGCTGGTCGATCGACTGCGCGCGCTCTCGAGCGTCGACGCGGATCACACGATCGTGATCGGCTACGCGCAGGATCACGGCGGCTACATGATGACCGCCGAGGACTGGCTGCGCGGCGGATACGAGCCGACGATCACGTTCTGGGGCCCGCTCGAGGGCGAGGCGATCATGGAAGAGGCCGCGCGCCTCATCCCGCTCGCGATGTCGAGCGAGCGCGAGGACGCGGCGGAGGGCGGCACCACGCGCGTGCAGGTGCCGGTGATGGACGACGCGCTCGAGCCCGACGCCGCGCCGATGGCGGGCATGGTGCCGAGCTCGCTGCCCTCGACGGTGCTGACGCGTCGTGGTCGTCCGATCGCGGCGCAGCCGATCGAGGTCGCGCGCCTCGAGTCCGCGTACTTCGTGTGGATCGGCGCCGATCCGCTCGCGGGATCACCGGTGGTCACGATCGAGCGCGAGACCTCGCCGGGCACGTGGGAGAGCGCGACGCGCCGCAGCGGTCGCGCGGTGGGCGAGGGCGACGTGCTGCTCACGTGGACGCCCGATCCGCTCTCGGGCGAGGGCCCGCACACGCACTACTGGGCCGCGGAGTGGCAGGCCGTGGGCTGGCTCGACGACGCGGAGGGCGCGTATCCGCTCGCGCCGCGACGCGGTGCGCCGGTCGGCATCTATCGCTTCCGGGTGGTCGGACCGGGATACGAGATCACGAGCGAGACGTTCCGCGTCTCGCCCGCGACGCTCAGCGTCGTCGTGAGCGGCACGTCGATCGAGGTGAGCGCGAGCGCGCCGTTCGGCTATCGACTGCTCGATCTCGAGACCGGCGCGACGCGCCCGGCACCGCTCCGTGGCGCGACGATCGAGGTCTCGTTCGACGGTGGCGCGGCGACCGAGATCACGCTCGATGCGACGGGCCGCGGCACGATCGCGCCGCCGGCGGGCTGGGGCTTCCTGTCGGTCACCGACGAGCACGGGAACACCGGCTCCGCGACGCCCTGA
- a CDS encoding AI-2E family transporter, giving the protein MERPDPPSLLTGQSGPGSRSRRIAFFAVTGALLVGILWVFREVLAPFAIALIVAYVFAPLVERMQRVRIGGKKTPRWAAVLVLYLSLLGAMAASVAVGAPLVVSEIQKLSREMPRTVRTLRDEWLPQLDRTLRSATSSLGAVEEAEPPSPDEPDAVSAPEPNVPEPVRTIRVVPRDEGGYEIVLPDTGVEIRQEAEGHYVVGPAAATGEAARRDLSVQLTEALRGELAHGEQSVASALRTAQSFIAAVVGGIFRFFIMLMLSAYLLISADSILAFFRQLVRPDRRTMFDVLLSRIDRGLAGVVRGQLVICLVNGVLSGIGFYIAGLDYWPLLTLIATVLSIIPIFGAIISSIPAVVVGLQDGFGVALFVLAWIIGIHQVEANLLNPKILGDAAKVHPVLVVFALLAGEHFFGITGALLAVPVLSIGQSLFLHFREVALGVPASESRPGLERPPASPADATVISPPPETSSPGARTR; this is encoded by the coding sequence GTGGAGAGACCTGACCCGCCGTCGCTCCTGACGGGCCAGAGCGGGCCCGGCTCACGCAGCCGGCGCATCGCCTTCTTCGCGGTGACGGGCGCACTGCTCGTGGGGATCCTCTGGGTCTTCCGCGAGGTGCTCGCGCCGTTCGCGATCGCGCTGATCGTCGCGTACGTGTTCGCGCCGCTCGTCGAGCGCATGCAGCGCGTGCGCATCGGTGGAAAGAAGACGCCGCGCTGGGCGGCGGTGCTGGTGCTCTATCTCTCGCTGCTCGGCGCGATGGCCGCGAGCGTCGCGGTTGGCGCGCCGCTCGTCGTCTCCGAGATCCAGAAGCTCTCGCGCGAGATGCCGCGCACCGTGCGCACGCTGCGCGACGAGTGGCTCCCGCAGCTCGATCGCACGCTGCGCTCCGCGACGAGCTCGCTCGGCGCGGTGGAGGAAGCCGAGCCTCCGAGCCCCGACGAGCCCGATGCGGTCAGCGCGCCCGAGCCCAACGTGCCCGAGCCGGTGCGCACCATCCGCGTCGTGCCGCGCGACGAGGGCGGCTACGAGATCGTGCTGCCCGACACCGGCGTCGAGATCCGCCAGGAGGCCGAGGGGCACTACGTGGTCGGGCCCGCGGCCGCGACCGGCGAGGCGGCCCGGCGCGACCTCTCGGTGCAGCTCACCGAGGCGCTCCGCGGCGAGCTCGCGCACGGCGAGCAGAGCGTCGCGTCGGCGCTGCGCACCGCGCAGTCGTTCATCGCGGCGGTGGTGGGCGGCATCTTCCGCTTCTTCATCATGCTGATGCTCTCGGCGTACCTGCTGATCAGCGCCGACAGCATCCTCGCGTTCTTCCGCCAGCTGGTGCGCCCCGATCGCCGCACGATGTTCGACGTGCTGCTGAGCCGCATCGACCGCGGTCTCGCGGGCGTGGTGCGCGGCCAGCTCGTCATCTGCCTCGTGAACGGCGTGCTCTCGGGGATCGGCTTCTACATCGCCGGTCTCGACTACTGGCCGCTGCTCACGCTGATCGCGACGGTGCTCTCGATCATCCCGATCTTCGGGGCGATCATCAGCTCGATCCCGGCGGTCGTGGTCGGCCTGCAGGACGGGTTCGGCGTCGCGCTCTTCGTGCTCGCGTGGATCATCGGCATCCACCAGGTCGAGGCGAACCTCCTGAACCCGAAGATCCTCGGCGACGCGGCGAAGGTGCACCCGGTGCTCGTGGTGTTCGCGCTGCTCGCGGGCGAGCACTTCTTCGGGATCACCGGCGCGCTGCTCGCGGTCCCGGTGCTCTCGATCGGGCAGAGCCTGTTCCTGCACTTCCGCGAGGTCGCGCTCGGCGTGCCCGCGAGCGAGAGCCGTCCCGGGCTCGAGCGCCCGCCGGCGAGCCCGGCGGACGCGACCGTGATCTCTCCGCCGCCCGAGACCTCGTCGCCGGGCGCGCGCACCCGCTGA
- a CDS encoding glycosyltransferase family 39 protein: protein MRPSRDELRWLVVIVLAAIVLRVAWVLELATFPWWVSPPSDSLVYEDAAMRLASGAMGAGERLPIMSPGYFVLLGGVYRVLGTDPWAPRVLQLVAGAVTVIATWTVARRVVPWRGALVAAALVAFSGPMVFFDGVVLPDSLAACAQIALVWLALRAIERGTVTRWAAVGAMLAALAWLRPNVLLELAVLVPAPFFAPGDASRAARARHATAVLLAAMLALAPLSLGALTGRGADVGGPAALNLFLGNGPGANGAYRVPPEAPGADSPVTQLAGFHRAAERALGRELSPREADRYWTQRTIDHVVAQPDAWLVLMARKVHLFFNAAELGAVFPYDFVRESTRTIGAPLVQTGWIAPFALVGMLVGLFGSRQDPVFVVAAIAATFVLSVIVAFVTDRYRVVIVPVLSVLAVFGVERLARAWGDRRRFGLLGLATVLAIVVAIPVRGDAHFERQWAVLGDAFASSGEPDRAIEAYDRALAIDAELIDARIGRALALAAMGRRDEARAALEAARAIARDEEGRAHVERALEVLSR from the coding sequence GTGCGTCCCAGCCGTGACGAGCTGCGCTGGCTCGTGGTGATCGTCCTCGCCGCGATCGTGCTCCGCGTCGCGTGGGTGCTCGAGCTCGCGACGTTCCCGTGGTGGGTGAGCCCGCCGAGCGACTCGCTGGTCTACGAGGACGCTGCGATGCGGCTCGCGTCGGGCGCGATGGGCGCGGGCGAGCGGCTGCCGATCATGAGCCCGGGCTACTTCGTGCTGCTCGGCGGCGTGTATCGCGTGCTGGGCACGGACCCGTGGGCGCCGCGCGTGCTGCAGCTCGTCGCGGGCGCGGTGACGGTGATCGCGACGTGGACGGTCGCTCGCCGCGTCGTGCCGTGGCGCGGGGCGCTGGTCGCGGCGGCGCTCGTCGCGTTCTCCGGGCCGATGGTGTTCTTCGACGGCGTGGTGCTGCCCGACTCGCTCGCGGCGTGCGCGCAGATCGCGCTCGTGTGGCTCGCGCTGCGCGCGATCGAGCGCGGCACCGTGACGCGATGGGCCGCGGTGGGCGCGATGCTGGCGGCGCTCGCGTGGCTGCGGCCCAACGTGCTGCTCGAGCTCGCGGTGCTCGTGCCTGCGCCGTTCTTCGCGCCGGGTGACGCATCGCGCGCGGCTCGGGCACGCCACGCGACGGCGGTGCTGCTGGCGGCGATGCTCGCGCTCGCGCCGCTCTCGCTCGGCGCGCTCACCGGACGCGGCGCCGACGTGGGCGGACCTGCCGCGCTCAACCTGTTCCTCGGCAACGGGCCCGGCGCGAACGGCGCGTACCGCGTGCCGCCCGAGGCGCCCGGCGCGGACTCGCCGGTGACGCAGCTCGCCGGGTTCCATCGCGCGGCCGAGCGCGCGCTGGGTCGCGAGCTCTCGCCGCGCGAGGCCGATCGCTACTGGACGCAGCGCACGATCGATCACGTGGTCGCGCAACCGGACGCATGGCTCGTGCTGATGGCGCGCAAGGTCCACCTCTTCTTCAACGCGGCCGAGCTCGGCGCGGTGTTCCCGTACGACTTCGTGCGCGAGAGCACGAGGACGATCGGCGCGCCGCTGGTGCAGACCGGATGGATCGCGCCCTTCGCGCTGGTCGGGATGCTCGTGGGGCTCTTCGGATCGCGGCAGGATCCGGTGTTCGTCGTCGCCGCGATCGCGGCGACGTTCGTGCTCAGCGTGATCGTCGCGTTCGTGACCGATCGCTATCGCGTCGTGATCGTGCCGGTGCTCTCGGTGCTCGCGGTGTTCGGTGTCGAGCGGCTCGCGCGCGCGTGGGGTGATCGACGGCGCTTCGGGCTGCTCGGCCTCGCCACGGTGCTCGCGATCGTCGTCGCGATCCCGGTGCGCGGCGATGCGCACTTCGAGCGGCAGTGGGCCGTGCTGGGCGATGCGTTCGCCAGCAGCGGCGAGCCCGATCGTGCGATCGAGGCCTACGATCGTGCGCTCGCGATCGACGCCGAGCTGATCGACGCGCGCATCGGTCGTGCGCTCGCGCTCGCGGCGATGGGACGTCGCGACGAGGCTCGCGCCGCGCTCGAAGCGGCTCGTGCGATCGCGCGCGACGAGGAGGGCAGGGCGCACGTGGAGCGCGCGCTCGAGGTGCTCTCGCGTTGA
- a CDS encoding PP2C family protein-serine/threonine phosphatase, producing MRRVSSGLTDVGRRRVSNEDAFGLDDELGLYVVADGMGGHAAGEIASREAVDNVMAMVRRQRDVLAAVQGGDRSPETMRRVLRVMESAIQAATYMVFAIAENEPEQRGMGTTLSSLLVIGDVGITGQVGDSRVYQVRQGQVTRLTEDHTLVAWQVKQGIISAAEAERSPHKNVITRAVGSRDYVQVDTHVVDVQPGDSFLLCSDGLHGYLEDHEIPAIVDLGPAVATRHFIELANKRGGRDNITALVIEIL from the coding sequence GTGCGAAGGGTCAGCTCCGGCCTCACCGACGTCGGTCGGCGGCGCGTCTCGAACGAAGACGCCTTCGGTCTCGACGACGAGCTCGGCCTCTACGTCGTCGCCGACGGAATGGGTGGTCACGCCGCGGGCGAGATCGCGAGCCGCGAGGCCGTCGACAACGTCATGGCGATGGTGCGCCGGCAGCGCGACGTGCTCGCCGCGGTGCAGGGCGGGGATCGCAGCCCCGAGACGATGCGGCGCGTGCTGCGCGTCATGGAGAGCGCGATCCAGGCGGCCACGTACATGGTCTTCGCCATCGCGGAGAACGAGCCCGAGCAGCGCGGCATGGGCACGACGCTCTCGAGCCTCCTGGTGATCGGCGACGTCGGCATCACCGGCCAGGTGGGCGACAGCCGCGTGTACCAGGTGCGCCAGGGACAGGTCACGCGCCTCACCGAGGATCACACGCTGGTCGCGTGGCAGGTGAAGCAGGGGATCATCTCGGCGGCCGAGGCCGAGCGCTCACCGCACAAGAACGTGATCACGCGCGCAGTCGGGAGCCGCGACTACGTGCAGGTCGACACGCACGTCGTCGACGTCCAGCCGGGCGACTCGTTCCTGCTCTGCTCCGACGGGCTGCACGGGTACCTCGAGGACCACGAGATCCCGGCGATCGTCGATCTCGGCCCCGCCGTCGCGACGCGGCACTTCATCGAGCTCGCGAACAAGCGCGGCGGCCGCGACAACATCACGGCGCTCGTCATCGAGATCCTCTGA
- a CDS encoding 30S ribosomal protein S1, translating to MPQSEIQTRAPNPNSFAALFEASVAKADSLKEGEIVSGTVIAIGKDNVVVDIGYKSEGVIPISEFVGPSGTAEVKPGDAVDVFVESKETDDGLVLLSKEKADKLKVWDEISAACERDELIQGTITARVKGGLSVTIRGGVKAFLPGSQVDLRPVRNLDKLIGQTYDFKVIKFNKKRGNIVLSRRVLLEKERDELKARTLQNLEEGMVVTGVIKNITEYGAFVDLGGIDGLLHITDMSWGRVNHPSEVFNVGDEVTVKVLKYNAETERVSLGLKQTIDDPWNTAAERYPAGMRISGKVVSITDYGAFVELEPGIEGLIHVSEMSWKKPKHPSKVLEVGQEVECAILDVDAVNKRISLGLKQLEPDPWSIFVQKYNPGDIIRGKVRSVTDYGVFVGIEEGVDGMVHKSDLSWTQRINNPADVYRKGDEVEAIILSINHDEKKVSLGIKQLYEDPWTRIPSDYPAGTMLEVRVISIADFGVFVELERGVEGLVPMSELSYDRIDDPRKIVQEGQIVRAEIIDVNPSDRRITLSLKKMELEQGTPVMKYGEERSAEPAARPTGPSRSTGGAKLGDVLKQKLGGLGVGGQDEES from the coding sequence ATGCCCCAGTCCGAGATCCAGACCCGTGCCCCGAACCCGAACAGCTTCGCGGCCCTCTTCGAGGCATCCGTCGCGAAGGCCGACTCGCTCAAGGAAGGCGAGATCGTCTCGGGCACGGTGATCGCGATCGGCAAGGACAACGTCGTCGTCGACATCGGCTACAAGTCCGAGGGCGTCATCCCGATCTCCGAGTTCGTCGGCCCGAGCGGCACGGCGGAGGTCAAGCCGGGTGATGCGGTCGACGTGTTCGTCGAGTCCAAGGAGACCGACGACGGCCTCGTGCTCCTCTCGAAGGAGAAGGCCGACAAGCTGAAGGTCTGGGACGAGATCAGCGCCGCGTGCGAGCGCGACGAGCTCATCCAGGGAACGATCACCGCGCGCGTGAAGGGTGGCCTGAGCGTCACGATCCGCGGCGGCGTGAAGGCGTTCCTCCCGGGCTCGCAGGTCGATCTCCGCCCCGTCCGCAACTTGGACAAGCTGATCGGCCAGACCTACGACTTCAAGGTCATCAAGTTCAACAAGAAGCGCGGCAACATCGTCCTGTCGCGCCGCGTGCTCCTCGAGAAGGAGCGTGACGAGCTGAAGGCCCGCACGCTGCAGAACCTCGAAGAGGGCATGGTCGTCACCGGCGTCATCAAGAACATCACCGAGTACGGTGCGTTCGTGGACCTCGGCGGCATCGACGGCCTCCTCCACATCACCGACATGAGCTGGGGCCGCGTGAATCACCCCAGCGAGGTGTTCAACGTCGGCGACGAGGTCACCGTCAAGGTCCTCAAGTACAACGCCGAAACGGAGCGCGTCTCGCTCGGCCTCAAGCAGACCATCGACGATCCGTGGAACACCGCGGCGGAGCGCTACCCGGCGGGCATGCGCATCAGCGGCAAGGTGGTCTCGATCACCGACTACGGCGCGTTCGTCGAGCTCGAGCCCGGCATCGAGGGCCTCATCCACGTCAGCGAGATGTCGTGGAAGAAGCCGAAGCACCCGTCGAAGGTGCTCGAGGTCGGCCAGGAGGTGGAGTGCGCCATCCTGGACGTCGACGCCGTCAACAAGCGCATCTCGCTCGGCCTCAAGCAGCTCGAGCCGGATCCGTGGTCGATCTTCGTCCAGAAGTACAACCCGGGCGACATCATCCGCGGCAAGGTCCGCAGCGTGACCGACTACGGCGTCTTCGTGGGCATCGAAGAGGGCGTCGACGGCATGGTCCACAAGAGCGACCTCTCGTGGACGCAGCGCATCAACAACCCGGCGGACGTCTACCGCAAGGGTGACGAGGTCGAGGCGATCATCCTCTCGATCAACCACGACGAGAAGAAGGTCTCGCTCGGCATCAAGCAGCTCTACGAAGATCCGTGGACGCGCATCCCGTCGGACTACCCGGCCGGCACGATGCTCGAGGTCCGCGTCATCTCGATCGCCGACTTCGGCGTGTTCGTGGAGCTCGAGCGTGGCGTCGAGGGTCTCGTCCCGATGAGCGAGCTCTCGTACGACCGCATCGACGATCCCCGCAAGATCGTCCAGGAAGGCCAGATCGTTCGCGCCGAGATCATCGACGTGAACCCGTCGGACCGCCGCATCACGCTCTCGCTCAAGAAGATGGAGCTGGAGCAGGGCACGCCGGTCATGAAGTACGGCGAGGAGCGCTCGGCCGAGCCGGCCGCGCGTCCGACCGGCCCCTCGCGCAGCACCGGCGGCGCGAAGCTGGGCGACGTGCTCAAGCAGAAGCTCGGCGGCCTCGGCGTCGGCGGGCAGGACGAGGAGAGCTGA
- a CDS encoding MFS transporter, with translation MSDETKRGKALAWTSSAYFGEGLPFSFLHQLVTEYLTAIGAPPSVVGYTSWFHLSVTAKPLWSPLIDLFGTRRGWMIALQLVLGVGMALMGAMVAGGGGALETPWLFWGALAVLAAVHATHDIACDGLFMVALDRREQALYSGTRIAAYRIAMYVGSGALVVRAARAGWTAAFTTAGALMALTAALNAWLVPRVEDDDAPKGESVRPSASGFGAAYRTFLAQPQALKVIVFVLTYRLCDVLTFAMAPVLLRDLAVDTEARGVLRSIGLTASIGGSLLAGGLLARGGLERWLVPFTYAMAIPFYLLVAWLRPPFEWIAVVYTLEQLAGALAGTALPVFLMRRCKRAFSASHYAFFSAITALTATVAGGLSGHVVEGLTSAFASGAADAASARADALVAFFALCFVAALPAVILVHLVPTDPIELET, from the coding sequence GTGAGCGACGAGACCAAGCGCGGAAAGGCCCTCGCCTGGACCAGCTCCGCCTATTTCGGCGAGGGGCTGCCCTTCAGCTTCCTGCACCAGCTGGTCACCGAGTACCTCACCGCGATCGGCGCGCCGCCATCCGTCGTCGGCTACACGTCGTGGTTCCATCTCTCGGTCACCGCGAAGCCCCTGTGGAGCCCGCTGATCGACCTCTTCGGGACGCGCCGCGGATGGATGATCGCGCTGCAGCTCGTGCTCGGCGTCGGGATGGCGCTGATGGGCGCGATGGTCGCGGGCGGTGGTGGCGCGCTCGAGACGCCGTGGCTCTTCTGGGGCGCGCTCGCGGTGCTCGCGGCGGTGCACGCGACGCACGACATCGCGTGCGACGGGCTCTTCATGGTCGCGCTCGATCGGCGCGAGCAGGCGCTCTACTCGGGCACGCGCATCGCGGCGTACCGCATCGCGATGTACGTGGGCTCGGGCGCGCTCGTCGTGCGCGCGGCGCGCGCGGGATGGACCGCGGCGTTCACGACCGCGGGCGCGCTCATGGCGCTCACCGCGGCGCTCAACGCGTGGCTCGTGCCGCGCGTCGAGGACGACGACGCGCCGAAGGGCGAGAGCGTGCGACCGAGCGCGTCGGGCTTCGGCGCGGCGTACCGCACGTTCCTCGCCCAGCCGCAGGCGCTGAAGGTGATCGTGTTCGTGCTGACGTACCGGCTCTGCGACGTGCTCACGTTCGCGATGGCGCCGGTGCTGCTGCGCGATCTCGCGGTCGACACCGAAGCGCGCGGCGTGCTGCGCAGCATCGGGCTCACCGCGAGCATCGGCGGATCGCTCCTCGCGGGAGGGCTGCTCGCGCGCGGTGGGCTCGAGCGCTGGCTCGTCCCGTTCACGTACGCGATGGCGATCCCGTTCTATCTGCTCGTCGCGTGGCTGCGCCCACCGTTCGAGTGGATCGCGGTGGTGTACACGCTCGAGCAGCTCGCGGGCGCGCTCGCGGGCACCGCGCTGCCGGTGTTCCTGATGCGTCGGTGCAAGCGCGCGTTCTCCGCGTCGCACTACGCGTTCTTCTCGGCGATCACCGCGCTCACCGCGACCGTCGCGGGCGGGCTCTCGGGGCACGTCGTCGAGGGGCTCACGTCGGCGTTCGCATCGGGCGCAGCCGACGCCGCGAGCGCGCGGGCCGACGCGCTGGTCGCGTTCTTCGCGCTCTGCTTCGTCGCGGCGCTGCCCGCGGTGATCCTCGTGCACCTCGTGCCGACCGATCCGATCGAGCTCGAGACCTGA